AACCAGGTCCGCTACGGCCGCGCCGCGATCCCCCTGCAACCGGGCCGCATGCCCGAGACCGAGATCCTCGCCCGCCTCACCCTCGCCGCCACCGGCATGCACGGCGCCGACCCCTCCGCCGTGGACGACCTCGTCATCGACCAGACCCTCGGCAAGTCCGTCACCGAGGCGCACTCGCCCGTCCACGGCCGCGACCCGCACGAACTCGCCGCCGCCCTCACCGGCGAGTCCGGACCCGAGCGACGCCTCGACCTGATGCTGCGCCTGGGCCCCTACGGCGACGGCTTCGGCGCACACCCCGACGGGCTGAGCCTGGCGAAGCTGCTCGCCCACCCGCACGGCATCGACCTCGGACCGCTCCAGCCGCGCCTGCCGGGTCCCCTGAAGACCCGCAGCGGACGCGTCGAACTGCTGCCGGACCCCATCGCCGGCGACCTGCCGCGGCTGCGCGAGGCACTGCGCGAGCGCCCGGCCGGGCTCGTGCTCATCGGCCGCCGCCATCTGCGCTCCAACAACAGCTGGCTGCACAACGTGCCCGCCCTCACCGGCGGCACCAACCGCTGCACCCTGCACATCCACCCCGAGGACGCCGAACGCCTCGGCATCACCGACGGCGCGCCCGTCCGTATCAAGGGCGCCGGGGGAGAGGTGACCGCCCCGGCGGAGGTCACCGACGGCGTCCGCAGCGGTGTGGTGAGCCTGCCGCACGGGTGGGGACACGACCGGCCGGGCACCCGGATGAGCCACGCCGCCCTGGACCCGGGCGTCAACGTCAACCAGCTCCTCGACGGCTCGCTCCTTGACCCGCTGTCGGGCAACGCCGTACTCAACGGAGTCCCCGTTGAGCTGGCACTCACCGAGACAACGCTGTGACCTGGAGTTTTGCGCTTATTGCTCTCACGTCAACGTCTTGTTAACGCTGGATGGCGCGACCTAACGTCACTCGAACCGCCGGCCCTGGTGGGAGTTCAAGGGCGAACGTTAGGTAATCCACTCATGCTGACCATCCTCGGCTTCACCATGATCGCGACCTTCCTGGTCCTGATCATGCTGAAGAAGATGTCGCCGATCGCGGCGCTCGTGCTGATACCGGCACTTTTCTGTGTCTTCGTCGGAAAGGGCGCCCACCTCGGTGACTACGTCATCGACGGCGTCACCAGCCTCGCCCCCACGGCGGCGATGCTCATGTTCGCGATCGTCTACTTCGGCGTGATGATCGACGTCGGCCTCTTCGACCCGATCGTTCGCGGAATCCTGAAGTTCTGCAAGGCGGACCCGCTGCGGATCGTGGTGGGCACCGCCCTGCTCGCCGCGATCGTCTCGCTCGACGGCGACGGCTCGACCACCTTCATGATCACGGTCTCGGCGATGTACCCGCTGTACAAGCGCCTGAAGATGAGCCTCGTCGTGATGACCGGCGTCGCCGCCATGGCCAACGGCGTGATGAACACCCTGCCCTGGGGTGGCCCGACCGCCCGCGCCGCGACCGCCCTGAAGCTCGACGCCAGCGACATCTTCGTCCCGATGATCCCGGCCCTCGCCGTCGGCCTGCTGGGTGTCTTCGCCCTCGCGTACGTCCTCGGCCGCCGCGAGCGCAAGCGGCTCGGCGTGCTGACGCTGGACGAGGTCCTCGAGCCCGCCGAGTCCGAGACGGTGCTGGTCGGCGCCGGTGGCGGCGCCGAGGGCAAGAAGGCGGCACGTACCGGCGGTTCGGGCTCCGGCACGGACGCCGACGCCCCCGAGACGGACGACGACGGCTTCCAGGGCCTCGACCCCCACCGCGCCACCCTGCGCCCCAAGCTCTACTGGTTCAACGCGCTGCTCACGGTCACCCTGCTGACCGCCATGATCATGGAGTGGCTGCCGATCCCGGTCCTCTTCCTGCTCGGCGCCGCGCTCGCGCTCACCGTCAACTTCCCGCACATGCCCGACCAGAAGGCCCGCCTCGGCGCCCACGCCGAGAACGTCCTCAACGTCTCCGGCATGGTCTTCGCCGCCGCCGTCTTCACCGGCGTCCTCACCGGCACCGGCATGGTCGACCACATGGCCAAGTGGCTGGTGAACAACATCCCCGACGGCATGGGCCCGCACATGGCCTTCGTCACCGGCGTCCTGAGCATCCCGCTCACGTACTTCATGTCCAACGACGGCTTCTACTTCGGCGTCCTCCCGGTCCTCGCCGAGGCGGGCCAGGCGCACGGCGTCTCCTCCCTGGAGATCGCCCGCGCCTCCCTCATCGGCCAGCCGCTGCACATGTCGAGCCCGCTCGTCCCCGCCGTGTACGTCCTCGTCGGCATGGCGAAGGTCGAGTTCGGCGACCACACCAGGTTCGTGGTCAAGTGGGCCGCGCTCACCTCACTGGTGGTGCTCGGCGCGGGAATCCTCTTCGGCATCATCTGATGAAGGACGCCTCCGGGCCCGGCAGGGGCTGGCTGCTGCGCCTCGTCATCGCCTTCTCCTTCGCGCAGGGGGCGGTGTCGATGGCGCGGCCGGCCGTCTCCTACCGGGCCCTCGCGCTGGGCGCCGACGAGCGCGCGATCGGCGTCATCGCGGGCGTGTACGCACTGCTCCCGCTGTTCGCCGCGGTACCGCTCGGGCGCCGTACCGACCACGGGCGCTGTGCCCCGCTCCTGCCCGTCGGTGTCGTGCTGATCGCGGGCGGGTGCGCGCTGAGCGGTACGGCGAACTCGCTGACGGCGATGGCCGCGTGGAGCGGAGTGATGGGCCTCGGCCATCTCTGCTTCGTCATCGGCGCCCAGTCGATCGTCGCCCGCCAGTCCGCACCGCACGAACAGGACCGCAACTTCGGGCACTTCACCATCGGCGCGTCCCTCGGCCAGCTCGTCGGGCCGATCGCCGCCGGCGCCCTCATCGGCGGCCCCGACCGGGCGGCCACCAGCGCGCTGGCCCTGCTCGTCGCGGGCGCGGTCGCCGCGGTCTCCTGCACCTCGCTGTGGCGCATCGAACGCCGTACGCCGTCCAAGTCCCCTGTGTCGTACGGCGACCGCGTGCCCGTCCGTCGCATCCTGCGCACCCGGGGCGTGCCCGCGGGCATCTTCATCAGCCTCGCCGTGCTGTCCGCGACGGACATCCTCACCGCGTATCTGCCGGTCGTCGGCGACCACCGGGGCATCGCGCCGTCCGTGATCGGTCTGCTGCTGAGCCTGCGCGCGGCGGCGACCATCGCCTGCCGGCTGGTGATGACGCCGATGCTGCACCGGCTCGGCAGGGCCGCGCTGCTCACCGTGACCTGTCTGGTGGCGGGCGTGCTGTGCGCGGGTATCGCGCTGCCGGTGCCGGTCTGGGCGCTCGCGGCGATGCTGCTGGTCCTCGGCTTCTGTCTGGGAGTCGGCCAGCCGCTGTCCATGACCACGGTCGTCCAGGCGGCCCCGGACGGCGCGCGCTCCACCGCCCTCGCCCTGCGGCTGACCGGCAACCGGCTCGGCCAGGTCGCCGCACCCGCCGCGGCCGGTCTGGTCGCCGGAATCGCGGGTGTGGCAGCGCCGTTCGTGATGCTCGGGGCGCTGTTGCTGCTGTCGTCGGGGGTCGCGCTGCGGTCGCCGGGGGAGCCGGACCGGGGGCGCGCGAAGCCGCTGCCGTCCCGTTCCCGGGTCGGGGCGCGCTTGCGCCGGAAGAGCGATATCTGACGGAGCGTCGGGCGCTGCTTCCGGTTTTCGCGGGGGGATGTGAAAGAGAGTCAGGCGAAGTGCGATTTGTATGAAAATCGTCTGACTCGGAGGATTCTGCATGTTCACCTCGTCCATTGCCCGCCGCGGCGGCGCGCGTCTGACCGCCGCCACCGCTCTCGCCGCGCTCACCGTCGCGGGAACCGCCCTCGCCGGGGCCCCGGCCGCGTTCGCCGCTCCGGTGCCCGGAGACAACGGCACCGTCAAGATCCATACGCCGGACACGGACCCCGGAGACCCGAAGGACGAGCCGAAGGTCTGCGAGTTCTACCTCGACGCCACCGGCTTCGACGCGATGCAGAACGTCCACTGGTCCATCGAGACCCAGCCGCACGTCAACGGCGGCGACACGGCCTCGGGCGACCTCGTCGCCGACGCGAACGGCGCGGCCCACACCGACAACGTGCCGCTGGACAACGGGCAGTACAAGCTCACGTGGACGTTCACCGGCGAGAACGGCGCGGGCAAGATGAAGGTCTTCAAGGTCGATTGCACGGGCTCCTCGCCGTCCCCGACCCCGACCCCCACCCCGACCCCGACCCCGACGCCCACCTCAACGCATCCGGGTGGTCCGGGCGGCCCGCACGGTGGCCCGCCCGCGGGCGGCGGCGGTCTCGCCCGCACCGAGGACTTCTCGCCGGTCGCGGGTGCGGCCGCGGCGGGACTCGTCGTGGTCGGAGGAGCCGTGTACTTCCGGCTGCGCCGCCGCCCCGATGGCGCGGCGTAACCGACGACGCAGGCCCTGGTACCGGACGCGCGCCTACCGCCTGACGAGGACGATCGTGGTCACGATCGGCCTGGTGGTGGGCGGCGTCTGGTGGGCGGGCGCTGATGAGACCACCGCGCCCGCCGCATCGGCCGCCGCGGGGCCGGGGGACGCCCGCGCGTCCGCCCGCCCCGCCGCGGGCGGCGCCGGATCCCGGCCGGCGCCGGCCAGGCCTCCCGCCCCGCCGACGCCGCTGCCGCCCTCCCGGCCCACCACCCTCGCGATTCCGTATCTCGGCCTGGAGGCGCCGGTCGTCGGGCTCCGGCTCGACGGTGGCAGCCGGCTCACCGCACCTCCCGTGGACGACCCCAAGCTGGTCGGTTGGTACGACGGCGGACCGATGCCGGGCGGGACCGGCACGGCGGTTGTCGTCGGGCACCGCGACACCAGGACCGGGCCGGCCGTCTTCGCCGGGCTCGGCGAACTCCGGCCCGGCCGTCTGGTCGAGGCCCACCGCGCCGACGGACGGACCGCCGTCTACACGGTGGACGCGGTACGGACGTACGAGAAGGCGCACTTCCCCGACAAGGAGGTGTACGGCGCCAGGAACCGCCCCGAACTGCGTCTGATCACCTGTGGCGGCGCCTACGACCCGAAGACCGGCTACGCCGGGAACATCGTCGTCTTCGCGCATCTGACGGCGACCCGCGGCCCGGCGCGCGGGGCGTGAACCGAGGCCGGGGGACAACCGCCGAGGGGTCGGAATCGGCCGGAAAGGGGCGGAAGGGGAGCTGAAGCTGATCGTCCGGTTTCTCACGGGCTGGACGGAGCCGTCCGATCCCGCCGAGCGTCTTCCCCTGGGCATGTGCGGTCCGTTAGCTTCCGTGACTCATACGCCCCGTACGACCCGCACGGGACGTCCGACCGTGGAGCACCTCAGTCCTGTGAGCCCCCGGGGGCACCCCTCATGACACGCGCCATCTCCCTGCACAACGTCAGCAAGGTCTACACGCGCGGCACCCGCGTGGTGGAGCGGCTGTCGCTCGACATCCGGCCCGGTGAGTTCCTGGTGCTGCTCGGGCCGTCCGGCTGCGGCAAGTCGACCGTGCTGAGAATGATCGCCGGACTCGAGGACGTCACCGAGGGCGAGCTGCGCCTCGACGGCGAGTACGCCAACGATCTGCCGCCCGCCGAGCGGGACATCGCGATGGTCTTCCAGAACTTCGCCCTGTACCCGAGCATGACCAGCCGCGACAACATCGGTTTCCCGCTGCGCATCGAGGCGCCGGGCGCGGACCCGCGCCCGCGCGTCGACGCCACCGCCCGGATGCTCGGCATCGAGGACCTCCTCGACCGCTTCCCCAGCCAGCTCTCCGGCGGCGAACGCCAGCGGGTCGCCATGGGCCGGGCGATCGCGCGCCACCCGTCGGCCTTCCTGATGGACGAACCGCTGTCCAACCTCGACGCCAAGCTCCGCAACCATCTGCGCGCCGAAATATCCAGCCTGACCCGGGACTTGGGCGTCACCACGGTGTACGTCACCCACGACCAGGCCGAGGCCATGTCGCTCGGCGACCGCGTCGCCGTCCTGCGCGGCGGCGTCCTCCAGCAGCTCGCCACCCCGCGGGAGGTCTACGCACTGCCGGTGAACGTCTTCGTCGCCGCCTTCATCGGCACCCCGCGGATCAACCTGCTGCGCGGCGTCGTCCGCGCCCCGCTCGACGGCGCCATGTCCATCAGCCTCGGCAAGCAGTACCTGCGGCTGCCCGAACCCCTCACCCTGGACCACCAGTTGCTGCGGGTGCAGCAGGGGCGCGAGGTCATCGTCGGGCTGCGCTCCGAGGCCGTCCGCATCGCCAAGCCCGCCGCGGCCCGCCCCGGTGAGGTGGCGATCAGCGGTCTCGTCGAGCACGTGGAGTTCCAGGGCCACGAGGTCCTCGTCCACTTCAACACCGGCTCGCGGCCCGCCGTCGTACCGGACCTGGAGGCGCCGCGCCCGGTCCGCGCGGCCCGGCGGCGACGCCGCGAGGGCACCGTCATCGACCGCCTGAGGGAACGCGCGGGCGCCCTGCGGGCCGGGCCTGTCGTGGTCCTCGAACACCCCGGGGACACCGGACCCGAGCGCCCCGAACCGGCGCCCCCGGAGGGCCGCCTCCCCGGGGACCTCGTCGTCCGCACCACCCCCGACTTCGACCTCCGCCACGGCATGCAGATCCCCCTCCTCGTCGACCTCGCCCACCTGTTCGTCTTCGACCAGCACGGCGAACGGATCTGCCCGGCCCCGGCGCGGTTGCCGGACCTGGAGGAGTGAGCGGCCGTGGTGAGGCAGGGGTGCCTGGCGCGCGAAAACTAACATCGCTAGTTTGTGTGCCGGACGACGCGACCCCTCCAGGAGGACTCACCATGCAGGCTCACGACGGCATGTACATCGACGGCGGCTGGCGCCCCGCCGCGGGCGGGGACACGATCGAGGTCGTGAACCCGGTCGACGAGCAGGTGATCGGCCGGGTCCCCGCGGGCACGGCCGAGGACGTCGACACCGCCGTACGGGCCGCCCGCGCCGCCCTCCCGGGCTGGGCCGCGACCCCGCCCGCCGAGCGGGCCGCGCGCCTGGCCGCCCTCCGGGACGTCCTGGTGGCCCGCAAGGACGAGATCGCCGAGACGGTGACCGCCGAACTCGGCTCGCCGCTCGCGTTCTCGCAGGCGGTGCACGCGGGCGTGCCGATCGCGGTCGCCGGGTCCTACGCCGAACTGGCGGCGACACACGCCTTCGAGGAGAAGATCGGCAACTCGACCGTCCACCACGAACCGGTCGGCGTGGTCGGCGCCATCACGCCCTGGAACTACCCCCTGCATCAGATCGTCGCCAAGGTCGCCCCCGCGCTGGCGGCGGGCTGCACGGTGGTGCTGAAGCCCGCCGAGGACACCCCGCTGACCGCGCAGCTCTTCGCCGAGGCGGTGCACGAGGCGGGCGTACCGGCGGGCGTCTTCAACCTGGTCACCGGCCTCGGCCCGGTCGCCGGCCAGGCCCTCGCCGAGCACGAGGGCGTGGACCTGGTCTCCTTCACCGGCTCCACGGCCGTCGGCAGGCAGATCGGCGCCACCGCCGGTGCCGCGGTCAAGAAGGTGGCCCTGGAACTGGGCGGTAAGTCCGCCAACGTCATCCTGCCGAGCGCCGACCTCGCCAAGGCGGTGGCCGTGGGCGTCGCCAACGTGATGTCCAACTCCGGCCAGACGTGCAGCGCCTGGACGCGCATGCTCGTGCACCGGGAGCGGTACGAGGAGGCGGTCGACCTCGCAGCCGCCGCAGCGGCCAAGTACGGCGACCGGATCGGCCCGGTGGTGAACGCCAAGCAGCAGGAGCGGGTGCGGAGCTACATCGAGAAGGGTGTTGCCGAGGGAGCCCGGCTGGTCGCCGGCGGTCCCGAATCCCCCTGTGAGCGCGGCTACTTCGTCAGCCCGACCGTCTTCGCCGACGTGACCTTCGACATGACCATCGCCCAGGAGGAGATCTTCGGCCCGGTCCTCTCGATCATCCGGTACGACGACGAGGAGGACGCCCTGCGGATCGCGAACGGCACGGTGTACGGCCTCGCGGGAGCCGTCTGGGCCGGGGAGGAGTCGGAGGCGGTCGCTTTCGCCCGCCGCCTGGAGACCGGACAGGTCGACATCAACGGCGGCCGCTTCAACCCTCTGGCGCCCTTCGGCGGTTACAAGCAGTCGGGCGTGGGCCGCGAACTCGGCCCGCACGGCCTCGGCGAGTATCTCCAGACCAAGTCCCTGCAGTTCTGACCCGGTTCGCCGTACCGCAGTCCAAGCCGCCCCACATTCTGGAGAGTTGCCCTCATGGCTGTCCGTGCCGCCGTCCTGCCCGCCATCGGCGCCCCGCTGGAGATCACCGACATCGAACTGCCCGAGCCGGGCCCCGGCCAGGTCCGCGTCCGCCTCGTCGCCGCCGGGGTCTGCCACTCCGACCTGTCCCTGTCCGACGGCACCATGCGCGTGCCGGTGCCGGCAGTACTCGGGCACGAGGGCGCGGGCACGGTCGTCTCCGTCGGTGAGGGCGTCACGCACGTCGCCCCCGGTGACGGGGTCGTGCTCAACTGGGCTCCCTCCTGCGGACGTTGCCACGCCTGCTCGCTCGGCGAGGTGTGGCTGTGCGCCAACGCGTTGAACGGCGCGGCGGACGTGTACGCGCGGCGGGTGTCCGACGGGAGCGACCTGCATCCCGGCCTGAACGTCGCCGCGTTCGCCGAGGAGACCGTCGTGGCCGCCGCCTGCGTGCTCCCGGCGCCGGACGGCGTACCGCTCACCGACGCGGCCCTCCTCGGCTGCGCCGTCCTCACCGGCTACGGCGCAGTCCACCACTCGGCGAAGGTCCAGGCGGGCGAGACCGTCGCGGTGTTCGGCGCCGGCGGAGTCGGCCTGGCCGCCCTGCAGTCCGCCAGGATCGCGGGCGCCTCGAAGATCGTCGCGGTCGACGTCTCGCCCGAGAAGGAGTCCCTCGCCCGCGAGGCCGGCGCCACGGACTACGTCGTCGCCTCCGAGAACACCGCCCGCGAGATCCGCGCCCTCACCAACAAGCAGGGCGTCGACGTGGCCGTCGAGTGCGTCGGCCGGGCGGTCACGATCCGCACGGCCTGGGACTCCACCCGTC
Above is a genomic segment from Streptomyces sp. R21 containing:
- a CDS encoding MFS transporter codes for the protein MKDASGPGRGWLLRLVIAFSFAQGAVSMARPAVSYRALALGADERAIGVIAGVYALLPLFAAVPLGRRTDHGRCAPLLPVGVVLIAGGCALSGTANSLTAMAAWSGVMGLGHLCFVIGAQSIVARQSAPHEQDRNFGHFTIGASLGQLVGPIAAGALIGGPDRAATSALALLVAGAVAAVSCTSLWRIERRTPSKSPVSYGDRVPVRRILRTRGVPAGIFISLAVLSATDILTAYLPVVGDHRGIAPSVIGLLLSLRAAATIACRLVMTPMLHRLGRAALLTVTCLVAGVLCAGIALPVPVWALAAMLLVLGFCLGVGQPLSMTTVVQAAPDGARSTALALRLTGNRLGQVAAPAAAGLVAGIAGVAAPFVMLGALLLLSSGVALRSPGEPDRGRAKPLPSRSRVGARLRRKSDI
- a CDS encoding class F sortase, which produces MARRNRRRRPWYRTRAYRLTRTIVVTIGLVVGGVWWAGADETTAPAASAAAGPGDARASARPAAGGAGSRPAPARPPAPPTPLPPSRPTTLAIPYLGLEAPVVGLRLDGGSRLTAPPVDDPKLVGWYDGGPMPGGTGTAVVVGHRDTRTGPAVFAGLGELRPGRLVEAHRADGRTAVYTVDAVRTYEKAHFPDKEVYGARNRPELRLITCGGAYDPKTGYAGNIVVFAHLTATRGPARGA
- a CDS encoding aldehyde dehydrogenase family protein, whose translation is MQAHDGMYIDGGWRPAAGGDTIEVVNPVDEQVIGRVPAGTAEDVDTAVRAARAALPGWAATPPAERAARLAALRDVLVARKDEIAETVTAELGSPLAFSQAVHAGVPIAVAGSYAELAATHAFEEKIGNSTVHHEPVGVVGAITPWNYPLHQIVAKVAPALAAGCTVVLKPAEDTPLTAQLFAEAVHEAGVPAGVFNLVTGLGPVAGQALAEHEGVDLVSFTGSTAVGRQIGATAGAAVKKVALELGGKSANVILPSADLAKAVAVGVANVMSNSGQTCSAWTRMLVHRERYEEAVDLAAAAAAKYGDRIGPVVNAKQQERVRSYIEKGVAEGARLVAGGPESPCERGYFVSPTVFADVTFDMTIAQEEIFGPVLSIIRYDDEEDALRIANGTVYGLAGAVWAGEESEAVAFARRLETGQVDINGGRFNPLAPFGGYKQSGVGRELGPHGLGEYLQTKSLQF
- a CDS encoding Zn-dependent alcohol dehydrogenase, translating into MAVRAAVLPAIGAPLEITDIELPEPGPGQVRVRLVAAGVCHSDLSLSDGTMRVPVPAVLGHEGAGTVVSVGEGVTHVAPGDGVVLNWAPSCGRCHACSLGEVWLCANALNGAADVYARRVSDGSDLHPGLNVAAFAEETVVAAACVLPAPDGVPLTDAALLGCAVLTGYGAVHHSAKVQAGETVAVFGAGGVGLAALQSARIAGASKIVAVDVSPEKESLAREAGATDYVVASENTAREIRALTNKQGVDVAVECVGRAVTIRTAWDSTRRGGRTTVVGIGGKDQQITFNALELFHWGRTLAGCVYGNSDPAKDLPILAEHIREGRLDLTSMVTERITLEDIPRAFENMVAGKGGRALITTF
- a CDS encoding ABC transporter ATP-binding protein — translated: MTRAISLHNVSKVYTRGTRVVERLSLDIRPGEFLVLLGPSGCGKSTVLRMIAGLEDVTEGELRLDGEYANDLPPAERDIAMVFQNFALYPSMTSRDNIGFPLRIEAPGADPRPRVDATARMLGIEDLLDRFPSQLSGGERQRVAMGRAIARHPSAFLMDEPLSNLDAKLRNHLRAEISSLTRDLGVTTVYVTHDQAEAMSLGDRVAVLRGGVLQQLATPREVYALPVNVFVAAFIGTPRINLLRGVVRAPLDGAMSISLGKQYLRLPEPLTLDHQLLRVQQGREVIVGLRSEAVRIAKPAAARPGEVAISGLVEHVEFQGHEVLVHFNTGSRPAVVPDLEAPRPVRAARRRRREGTVIDRLRERAGALRAGPVVVLEHPGDTGPERPEPAPPEGRLPGDLVVRTTPDFDLRHGMQIPLLVDLAHLFVFDQHGERICPAPARLPDLEE
- a CDS encoding CitMHS family transporter, whose amino-acid sequence is MLTILGFTMIATFLVLIMLKKMSPIAALVLIPALFCVFVGKGAHLGDYVIDGVTSLAPTAAMLMFAIVYFGVMIDVGLFDPIVRGILKFCKADPLRIVVGTALLAAIVSLDGDGSTTFMITVSAMYPLYKRLKMSLVVMTGVAAMANGVMNTLPWGGPTARAATALKLDASDIFVPMIPALAVGLLGVFALAYVLGRRERKRLGVLTLDEVLEPAESETVLVGAGGGAEGKKAARTGGSGSGTDADAPETDDDGFQGLDPHRATLRPKLYWFNALLTVTLLTAMIMEWLPIPVLFLLGAALALTVNFPHMPDQKARLGAHAENVLNVSGMVFAAAVFTGVLTGTGMVDHMAKWLVNNIPDGMGPHMAFVTGVLSIPLTYFMSNDGFYFGVLPVLAEAGQAHGVSSLEIARASLIGQPLHMSSPLVPAVYVLVGMAKVEFGDHTRFVVKWAALTSLVVLGAGILFGII